tttcctctgagTGTAACTTGTGAAAGCGAGCAGTGAAGTTTAAGGCGGTAATTGGGTAAACAGACGAGGCTGGCTATGCGGCGTCACAGGTCACAGCATGTTCAAGGCAGTTCTTTGCAACATTAAATCCATTTAAATTCCATCTGATCTTTATTTTCAACAGAGTAAAGCTTCATAATCTGACCCAGAGTTCTGAAAACTGTGTGTGGACTCTGCAATTGGATAATATGGGTCTGACAtgttaaaatgcaaaatgctattTCTTGCTTCATGCATTTTTTATAATGGGAAGTAGTTTAAATTTGACAAATGACCAGTCATGGCCAAACGGATGGTAGAACAGGATGACTATCATATCAAGTGGCCACCGTTTGATTGTCTTGAATTCTCAGATTAAAAACCAAgctatatattatatttatatacgtatatattttttttttcaatttgaatttgaaaaccATATAAATGCCTGCACACCCGAGCACTTCACAACTCAACGCTACAAGTCGAGAGGAAGGAAGAATAAGACAACTTGAACAAACCCACTACCATTTTCAGCAATCACGTATTTATAAACAAGCCACAAGTAGCCTACTCATGTTTACCGAGCTGCACAGAAATGCTGATCTTTGCTCTTAGTTAGAATTTACATAAAGTATATATATTATGTGCCTTACGTGCCTAAAAAACGCCAGCAAAGCTAGGATCAGATCAGCACTTCTAAAGCTAAGGCATGAGAGTTTATGAGCCCATTTTATTCACATCCCCTTACAGGTCAAAGTGAACAACTCACAtttaaactgattaaaaaaacaaaacatcaggaCTGGATTTCTCCTGAAAATCCTTCAAGCAAAAAGCAAGTGGAAATCCCTCATTTTTAATATGACTGGACTCTGTATTCATCCATGCACCGAGAGCTCAGCACGCAACATTTATCACAACAGCCATGGATTGTACACTGCCTATTGCTATGTTAGCCGAGCTTAACAGCACGGTAACCTTGTTAATAAAATCTGGCTAAACCACCTTActcaccccccacccctccccacCCTTTACCATttcataaaatgttaaaatatttacacaTAAAATTTCAATTGTTTTTTTATGCTCGTCCAAggctttaaaaacatattcataTTGGATTGTGCCTTACTGTTTAACGCCCTCAGCTATTATCCCTGAAGTTTTACAAAAAAGATATTACTTCTGCATCAGAGATTGTCCTTGtaaaagatttttcttttctttttttggataaATTTGTGACATAAAGCAGATGATATTTGAGTACAGTTGTTTAAGAAGAGGCCTAAACTGAAtccaaaaaaaaagtactgtcTCCTGTTGCCGGCAGATCATTTTGGCACAAAATGAGCGTGCAAGTCAAACACGAACAGCTTCTGGAGATTTCCTCATGACAATGAGGAAAgcaggaaggggaaaaaaaatctaacagcATTCAATGTGGCCTTCAGTAGTCAGGTGTTATTCCTCTCTCCATACACAGCACATCGTACAATGTCGATGTGAGAGACAACTGTAATGCTAAGCGTCTTTAAACCGAGCGCCTCTTCTACTACTAAACAaggctttgtttgtgtgtttagaaGGGATTATAGCCCCTCTCTCGGCCCATCTTTTTATCCGTTTTGCAGGATTCAGGCAGCAGTTCCTCCTCATCACCACCTGTCCTACAGTGGACTTCCCAACAACATTGTTTACACCACACTCAACACGAGTACAAAAGATCTATTTAAAGGTAGTTGACAATGACATATAAAATGGCATGACTATGATGGGACTCACTGAACATgtacttttttgctttttactgCACGTCCCACTTAGCGTCCCACTCTTTTTGATCGAGCCAAATCCTCTTCAGTCTTGTTCTGATCTTAAATATTGTCTCTCGGCTACAGTTCCCCCAATCCGCTCCTCCGGACCTTGTATCCTTGTCCTCTCAGTGCTTACTCAGTGCGTTGGTTGTGGTTTTCAAGATGGTTGTTCTCTCCTTCAGTCTCTTGGTGACTAAAGAGGTAGCTCCACCAGGTTTTAGAGTGGTGCAGCTTCTTGAGCTTCATCTCCTGCACAGTGAAAGAGAAATAATGTCAAGTTAGCAACTTATCATCAccatctttttcatctttttttcaaaaaactAATTTAAACATTGACCCACTCCCATTCTTACCCCTTTATCTAGTAGGCTGTCAAACTCGTCACTCATCCGTCGAAGCTTCTGGCCGTACTTCTTGGCAGCCCACAGAGCAGGGGGAGCTGACTTTGACCTTCGCCTGAATGGGTCTCCCTCTGTGGGAGTACAGACCTCATCCTCCCCTCTAGCCATGAGGTCCTCATCCCTGGCAACTGAGGAAGTGTGGGACTCTGAGTTTAGCCTGAGCCTTCCAGCACCTACATGGAAAAAGGAAAGGTGAGACAGGTTTAGAGTGTTTTAATGTAAGGCAGATAGAAAGGAGGAAATAAAGAATAATGTAGGAATAGAGGAATTTAAATCATTAGTTGTCTCTGCGACTAGCGACTGTTATTGTACACTGTTATTGTGGCTCTTTTTAGCTGCACGGTAAAAAGAGCCACAACATCCCCCTATAGTGCTTTGAATGAAGCCattcaaaatgcaaaacaggTTAGCTTACAATGCAACCTCATTTTAATGTCCCATCCCAGAATGCATCTCAAGAAAAATAAGGAGAAAGGATAGATTCTAAATTTGTCTACCGATACAGCCAATAAATGGCTAAATAAAGGGGTGGGGGGATCTCATCTAGAGCAGGCTGTGGTCACGTATGCTCCAATATATGTTTTGCCAACAGAACTTCTGCTCAGTTTCTGCACAGCATACAACAAGGTGCAACATCCAGGGCTGAACAGTAAAGCCAGTGCACAAGTCCCAACAGCTTCCCCTCTTAaagtacagttaaaaaaaataaatactgcagctacaaacatgtttacagtgtTTTAATCTGTTCACATAATTGCACCCCTCATGCCAAGTGCGTCCCACTGGTTGGGTTGTActaaaagacacaaacaaaccAATCAGCTTTTCagcaagtgtgttttaagtctattttttgtttgcttACCAAAATTAATATCATACTGTAATAAGGACACACCTTGCTTCCCCCCCAGTTCTACCTCGTGATTCAAACTGTACATAACAGAAAGAGGAAGCCACAGCGATGTCACCCTCAGGTTTGTGGGAGATCGTCTGAAAGCCTCAAGCCTGGCATTGTGGCCTTGGCTGTTGTTTTGGAAACCGGGTGCAATGTGACCATATCTGAATGTGTGAGCTGGGGAGTTATCACTAATCCACAAATCTAATTATGCACAATTTCAAGTCTTGATACGGTCTAAAGGGGTTGGCTATACCACCGTATATCAGACAATTTGTTTTGTGTTCCTACCTGTCGTTTTGATTACAGGAAGGGCAAGTGTCTGGGGCTTGCTTTCTTGATCTTGTCCTGCTGGCTGTTGGTTTTCTTCTTCCCCTACCTCCTCTGATGTCTCCGATTCACTGTCTGAAATTGTGAAGTTTGCAGCCATCCTGACATCTGGAGAGATAGGGTGGTGTTGGAAATATGAACGACAAAaacggttaaaaaaaaatgacagtgtGTCCTTAAGTGCATGCACATAACAGATCAATGTTGTTATGACCAcagcaggttaatactggcgtTGCTCTGCCTTTGACCTttcaagcagaaaaaaacccacaatggtaaactgattttttattttattttacatcttATTCCAACAGAAGACTGCACTGCAAAAAGTTGCTATATTGCAATTGTGCAATTTTATTGTGATATAACACATTACCCAATTATGTGTAAATACACCTAAGACTCGTAAAATGGGATCATTCATTGTATCGGTGAAGCAGCCACACAGCACACCCAGCGGGCTAtatctttctttttaatgtcCCTGATACTGGCCGGTCCAAAGGTATTTCACTTTAACTACCCGCATGATACCAGACTTGTTTTGACAACACGGGCCTGTATTTGGTGTTATTAAGGACTTGATCCTTGACTGTTGCTAAATTAACCAATACACCTTCTTCTTCGGTAAACACACTCTCTCgcttgttttgttgttgacTGAAGAGGACAAAAGAAAGTTCCTTAAGGGCGGAAGCTGCTCCGGCCAACCTTAGCTAGCAGCGTTTGTAAGGAAATGACTCCACAAAAAATGACTCCTTACCCGAATCTTTATCGTGTGAGGCTCAAAAGTGCGAGTGTGTCTTTAGTTTGCTTCATACGGTCGCAGCTGTTGTTGTCCGCGTCTTGTCTTTTTACTCTACTGCACAGTTTAGCTCCGCGCTCACCCAATCGCCGCGCGTCACTGCACCGCAGCGGCGCGCTGACGTCACTGTTGCGAGCTAGGACTGGGCTGTGGCTTTGTTTGTCTCACCGGCTTACCGTAATATACAGCGTAGATGCGCAGTACCAATTAACACGAACAGCCGCCACATTTTTTCAACAGCTGTAGTTGGAGTTGATAAATTGCATAATacaactttatatttaagaGTCCCGCTTTTACAATCCTACACAATAAAAAATACTGAGGATGCATAAAAAAATGCTCTTAAATTAAAAGTACTGCAATTTAGACTAAGAGGATTTTACTAATATGGCCTCTTAAAGTTACAGTCAGtcgttatttgttttttgttttttatttagtttaatagaaaaaaaatatgctgCACTCATATAATATACATTTATTAGTGTGTAATTACATCTCCTAACAAACTGATGCCTTCTTATTAACTTAGAATTATGCCactgaaaatacttatgagcagGATACGGTTTGTGGAAGCTGCCATCTTTCTCTGCCATCTTTAATACAGTGCCTGAGATTGTCATCCCGGCTAATTGTGTTTTATATATGTGGCTAGAGACCAGCCACATAGCTGGTACGCCAAAGGCAAAGGAGAAGAGAACTTGTTGGCCTTTGGCCTTTTTTTATAGACTCAATACAAGAAGGATCATACCTATGTTTTATCATCTGAGaaagaaaatttaaagaaaGGATACAACGTAACTGAAGGAAAGAGACAACACACTGGCATCTGGATAAAACATCATCCACCCCACCTCGAGCTTTATATCCTGAACTGAGGTCACCTACataaaaatccatccatccatctattttctacCACTTATCTGACACCTcttccagcttatccggggggaAATGAGTGGATAGATATAATTTCTCCACAACTTAATTCTTTTGGTTGCTATCCAGAGCTCATTACTATAGGTGGATGAATATGCTTATTCATTCCCAATATTGTTGTCAGTAATTATCATCAGCAGATTAAACATGTGACCCTCCCATCATCAGACAGCTGGCTAAATGACAAGAGCAACTGGATATAAGCTAACATGCCCGCTAATGTTAGTTTTGAgtgtcctaaaaaaaaaaaaaagaccctttTCCTATGATAAAAAGTTTGCTTACATATTTATGTCTCATGAGAGTTTATTTGCTAAATGCCTGAGTCTTCTGTCTACTTTTAGCTGATGCTAGCCGGCACTAGTGAAACTTTCTTTTAAGTGGATCTAACATTGTAAAAGTTCAGGATATCCTCAATAACTCACCTCAGCATCACTGTCATTGGACAGAAGTGAGTTTCGCTGACTCACTGTTTTCCTCGCTGATTAAAGCATTTAGGCAGACTCTGTCCAAAAACACTGCAAAGCCTCTAAACTCGCTCATAAATTTTCACACATTACCCAGCTTTTAAAACTTTTACACTGGCTGCTTGTCAAGTTTAGATTTCATTTTATAAATCTGAATCTGACTTTTATGGCCTTAAAGTGTGGCCTTACCTTTATTAAATTGCTCCACTCCAGGTCTACAAGTCAGGTTTTTAGGTCCTCAGACAGTCGCCTTCTTATGATTCCATGTACCCATGTGAAGGATGACTGTACTAAACCATAGCACCAAAACTTTGGAACATCttgagtttcttgttttgcACTGCACTGCTTGGGAACTTGAAGCGTCAGCTTGTTCCACAGATTTTATGGAATCTGGGTAGGTCGTTACATGAtcttaatgtgcttcttctttagccactcctttgttgctTTGGCGGTATGCTTTTGGTCACTGTCATGCCAGAAGATTTATCCATGACCCTTCTTCAGTATTCTGGCTGAAGGAAGAAGGTTCTCACGCAAGATTTTATCAACCACCTTTCTCATAATCACCATCACCCCATGATATAAGGATCTTGGAGCTTGAAACTGAGGGTGACTGATCtttccatttccaaataatcacACCAGCATTTGTGATCTTCTCGCCGAGCTTCTTGTTGATGGTCTTGTAGCCAACTCCAGCCGTGTGCAGGTCTATCATCTTGTCCCAAGACAGCTCTTTGGTCTGGAAGAGAGGTTGCAACAGAAGAAACTGATTCTCTGGACAGACATGCTTTATACATAAGTTTATATAATGAGTTGAGATTGGAAGTATCTGTaattgactgactgactgattgaGTGTAATCTGTTTGAATTAACAGGGTTGTTGTGTCGGAGTCAGAATTCTGGCTCAGTTATAGGGAATCAAATACTAATTTTACTCCATGACATGCAAATAAATATGTAACTTTTatgtaatgtaatattttttcTAGATTTTtcgttgatattctgtctctttctattaaaatgaaactaataTAAACATTATAGACTGTTTCATTTAAGTGAGCATttaagtgcaaaaacatactaatTCAGCAGGAGATTAAACATTtactatatttatttaatatatactatataatataatatattatatagtatatattagtattattatatattatatattagtaTTATATAATACTATATAATACAAAATTTGCCTTATAAGGAGCAGGTAGAAGTAACTCCATAgtcatttaaattacatttatgaTGAAAAatgctcttttcttttcttttcttttcttttctttttttcttttcttttcttttcttttcttttctccttcctGAAATCCAAAGAACTGCAGGGATTACTGAGAGCAATTTGTTGCTATTCCCTGCGAGAGCACCAGGTGGGGAGGTAGGACTACAAACTGAGCTGCAACTTAAGTCGCGCTCCGTCCCTCTTTGGTCAGGCTGCTTCGTCTCCTGCACATGTTTCCTATTTTTCCTTGAAGCAAGTAATGGGTATAAACTGTTGTTATTCTACGTGTAACTACAGCTGCTTACTGCGAAAGCTTTTCTAATATGTTGAAACTGTGTCATGATATTAGGGTGGAATACTCAATAAAATTACAAACTCAAAAGCTAACTCCAGAGGGAGTTCCTGCATATCTATGGCTTCAGCAATAATGCGTCTGTCAGAGAACTGATAATGTGAAACCCTGGCCTCTGTTTGCAGGAATTGTTACAATCGAGCAAACCTGTATATGGCTGAATGTCCTATGTGGATTGCACTTCATCAGCATCAACACAGAAAAGTCAACCATGTAATTATTAACCTTTGTTTAACTTGTAACTTGTTTAACAAAATGTAACACCGCCTCTAGTCCTCATCTCCACCTCTACATCATTCTTCTCTTTCCATCTTTCCATCAGTCTGTTTTTGCAGAGTCAGTAAATGACACTTGAACAGGAGGAACAAACTGTTTCTGTGGATACTGTGATGTGATTTGAAGCGATGTGATGCAGCATTCTCTGATTCAGTGTATCCAAATGGAGCTAATGTGAGTTTACAAGTCTAGACAAACATCCAAAGTCTGCACAGTCAGCCTTTCATACACTAATGGATCGACtctgaacaaaaaaaattaaataatctgTTCTTTTTCGCTTCTTTTGAGCTCTATTTCGGGAGGGATTTCATAGAAATTATAGAAGGGACTTTGAGTTGGATTTGGAAAGCTATACAATTAATATCTGctttaatctgtgtgtgtgtactcgcCTTAAAACTTCCATCCATGACAGTGTGTGACTGTCAAAGCTCTTACACACTTTGTATGATCAGGATAATTTTCACACGCAAGCATGGAAGCTTGGAAAGTGCGTGTTTGTGTATGAGTCTGCTGGATTTGAGCTTTATCCGAAGGAGCTATACAATTAGCATCCATTTATATCTCCCTGTACCAACCTCGCCCTGCCTCCCTGCCCCTCATCTGCTAGTTATTTTGGGAAATGGAGGCGTATGCACTCCCACACTGTCTCCAAACCACCACTCAGTGTGTTTCAGTGCAcccatctgtatgtgtgtgtgtgtttgtggctgtgTGTCCAAGCAGATCCCAAAATGTTCCTTTCAATTTAATGCCCCGACACAGCCTGTCTACCGGCACCACCACAGCTGCACTCTGTCCTTTcaaatattttcctgtctttgcaGACCCAAGTTCAGTCAGTTAGCTCTGTGCTGGTGGCGAAGAAGGAGTTTTTGAATACCtgaagtgagagagagaagaaaagaaaggtggtatgaaaaaaaagcacaatttgGTTATCCAGTTCTGAAAAAATATTAGAAATGCAGTGTGTACCCGCTACTTTGAAATGCAGCGATACAGacaaagaaagtgaaaaagCAACAGATGAACAGATCAAAAGTAAAAGCAGTCCAAGAGATTTGAGAGGTGTCTGAGAGTGCAGAGGAAGAGGTAAGGTAACAGAGGAGCTGAAAAGGTGACATCGTCTGACGGAATAAAAATGAGCTGGAGAGACAGAAATTCAAGGATGGCACATGTGAAAGAGAcaggaacacagagagagagcaaagtTAACCTACATCAGAGTGAATCCACTCCTGCAGCCCGCTGCTTCGACTCGAGCCCTTTCATCACCGCTCTCGGTACATGCTCATTATATACAGACCGCTCCCTTGCTGTATTGCTAAGTCACTCTGTGATCACAAAGCTGGCATTTAGCAGCTTTCTAATTTGATCCACCCCGCCCTTGTTTAGCTTGCTGGTCTTATGAACCAGCTCTTCCTTAGGTCTTAAAGTCAGGGAATATATAAATgggtaaaaatgtctttttctgtAGTGCAGAAAAATATCAAAACATATCAAATCGATCCCATCtgataacaaacaaacaagtaatAGCCTGACAGAGGAAAGCAGTGTGCTTCGATCATTTATAGCAATCAATGTTTGGACCAAAAGTGGTCCATATCTGCAGTTACTGTTGGCTCAGGATGACTCCGGCTGCTTCAGCTCAGCCTCAGGTCCACCCTATATGTATAGCTATGCAGTGGCATTTGGGCCACATCTGGGCCACAAAACACTCGGCGATACTCGTGTTCTTGTCTAGCCCGGTGACTTTCGGGCCACATGCAGTCCACATAACATTTGCCAGAGCTGTAACTGAGACAAACATGTCAAAATGAGCCCACACAGGGCCCAAATGTGTCAGCTCTGGACTGGGATGATTTGCACCACTTTCATATCTGTAGCCAGTTTGCAGAGTTTaatataaataatgaaaatgaagaaaCCTGGATCATGAAATTTTACACTTTTGTTAATTTTTGGTGGTTTAAAAACCAGTATTCATTTATAATAGCAAAAAGTTGAGTTGCTGGTATGTGAAATTACCAGAGTAGTGATTTCCCGATTTGCAGTTATTACACTAAGCTAAGCTAAGTAGCTCCAGCCTCATGTAAATTTAATCCTTATCTCAAATCTCAAActtcaaattattttaaatacttGATTATTGATTTTGGTAAGAAGCAACAGTAGCTAACAAAGGTTTGTTTGCCTTTCACTGTGAGCTGAAGGTTAGCAAAGGTTTCACCCAAGCTAGTTTTCTGCTTtgacaaagaaaaaacccacacacttctgtctgttcctctttttttaaCCCTCCAGTATCATCACATGGTTGGGTTGTTTTCATGTGGTTGGTctagcctgtgtgtgtgagttcaGTTCTGAGGCTCATCTGAAACACATGTATCCTTTATATGTCATTAAGGTACAGACTTATTCATTAACTGTCATTATTTTGTATAATGACCCTTAATAaatagcagctgttttttatgtacaAAAAAGGTTGCTCAGATGGGCTTTTACTGTAAAACCTGACATAGTTGTGCACGATTCCAGGTCTTAATCAGCCTTTCTGCAGTGAgttcaaaagaaataataaatgatTAAGCGAGCACTCTGCTAATGACCACAATATGGTCATTAGCAgagtgcagctttaattatcTGCGCTTAATTCAGCTTTTGTTGGCTAATCAGTATTTTTTTAGCGTGAAGCCGTGCCTACAAATTGAAATTGTTCAATCAGCGTAATGAAGTGCAAATGTATTTCTAAAGGGTAAAACACACGTTAACTTGTGGACTGTTTTGTTCACTAAACAAGAGTTAAAAATGAATGGTACCAACCAGAACAAGACTGGTTAACATTTAACAGTTATTCTTTTGGCTTTCTGGGTTCAAAGAGAGAGGAAAGTCTAATTTCACTTGATCTAGAAACTTCTACTGAGAAATGTGATAGTATTCTGTAGGATACATCTATGATGTGTGCTAGTTATTTTCACTATTAAAAGAGAACTGAGCTAGAGTTAGTTTACCCAGGCCTTGAGATCAAGCTTTACGCAGTCCCAGCAATATTTGCTGATTAACTCTCATATGGGCTTGCTATTCAAGCCTGTCCACAGCTGGCGTGCATCTGCAAGCCGCTTTGCAACCCAGCTTCTTCAAGCTCTGATTTTTGTGCTGTGACTAATACTAATCCTGCTGCTCCTCTCAGCACAGAGCCTAACCTCcaaatgtactgtatttttcggactacAAGGCAaacttaaaatcctttatttttctgaaaaatcgacagtgcgccttataatccgatGCACCTTATGAATTCTGGTtatgcttactgacctcaaaccgattttatgtggtacacggcgctcaaaagtctgtcaaaaaatgttttagtacggcTCTGCTAAGCTacaaagccgcaccgcttgatggattgctggagcattacggctaccgtagtcaggagacTCGCGAaataatctgggtccaaaactccgtccccttcaggtcccaaagtcaaacaaacactgcggcatcactgagagttaaaaaccgtctaaattctttcatctttaataagatgaccagtgttgctgctttaccaggagTAACAATTAACTTTAACATCcgggcatccatgaaaacagaatgtaTTAAATTTAGcaaagttagaagttagcaggaagttagctcgctagtttccacctaaacatgatatagcatgttctgactgagagatttcagaaaaaattaaaacttacagctctgctatcacttccaacataaataaagacaggaaactaaacagcagtgacttttgtacggttactgaagttggactagctggtatataatgatttGCTACGTGGTCGCTAGCAAcatagctatgttagcataataaacagtgaagctggaggatgaatgctaacttttttccactcgattaAAGTTAACacgagggttcccgatggttagggacaaatgcaatcgcatggcaggatgctttAAACggaacttcagtcaggagaacaactgagataatccatccacaatacaaggttagccattaatatactgcaacaacatgggaatagagcagctgcgagagaattcaacattaattaaTCAATGGTACCGAAGTGGaggaagaatgagttgagtaaagtctgacttatctgactgttttgttttgcttaatgcgccttataatccggtgcgccttatggtccgaaaaacaTGGTAAATGACCTCAGATGGAAATGACAATATTCTTTTAACAGTGGTGGTCATGGCTG
The sequence above is a segment of the Oreochromis aureus strain Israel breed Guangdong linkage group 3, ZZ_aureus, whole genome shotgun sequence genome. Coding sequences within it:
- the badb gene encoding BCL2 associated agonist of cell death b codes for the protein MAANFTISDSESETSEEVGEEENQQPAGQDQESKPQTLALPVIKTTGAGRLRLNSESHTSSVARDEDLMARGEDEVCTPTEGDPFRRRSKSAPPALWAAKKYGQKLRRMSDEFDSLLDKGEMKLKKLHHSKTWWSYLFSHQETEGENNHLENHNQRTE